The Salvelinus namaycush isolate Seneca chromosome 13, SaNama_1.0, whole genome shotgun sequence genome includes a region encoding these proteins:
- the LOC120058372 gene encoding phosducin-like protein 3, translating into MQDPNADTEWNDILRKKGVLPPKEKTQDEVEEEALEKQIVLEQSSVVKTYESMTLDEMDENEDDFSEEDEAAVEMYRQKRLAEWKATQIKNCFGEVVEISGQDYIKEVNKAGEGIWVVLHLYKQGVPLCTLINQHLSELARKFPQTKFLKSISTTCIPNYPDRNLPTIFVYHEGEMKAQYIGPLVFGGMNLKVEELEWRLSESGAVKTDLEENPKKQIEDKLMSSIRSTLPTRKDSDSEEEN; encoded by the exons ATGCAG GACCCTAATGCAGATACCGAGTGGAATGACATCCTGAGAAAGAAGGGGGTCCTTCCTCCCAAAGAGAAAACTCAGGATGAGGTTGAGGAGGAAGCTCTAGAGAAGCAGATAGTTCTTGAGCAGTCATCTGTTG TGAAAACCTATGAGAGCATGACTCTGGACGAGATGGATGAGAACGAGGATGACTTCAGTGAAGAGGACGAGGCCGCCGTCGAGATGTACAG ACAGAAGAGGCTTGCAGAATGGAAAGCCACCCAGATAAAGAATTGCTTCGGTGAAGTAGTGGAGATATCTGGGCAGGACTACATCAAGGAGGTGAACAAAGCTGGAGAGGGAATCTGGGTCGTGCTCCATCTCTACAAACAGGG AGTACCTCTGTGTACCCTGATAAACCAGCATCTATCAGAGCTGGCCAGGAAGTTCCCCCAGACCAAGTTCCTCAAGTCCATCTCCACCACCTGCATCCCCAACTACCCCGACCGCAACCTGCCCACAATCTTTGTCTACCACGAGGGAGAGATGAAGGCACAGTACATCGGGCCTCTGGTCTTCGGAGGCATGAACCTCAAAGTTGAAG AGCTGGAGTGGAGGTTATCGGAATCTGGCGCTGTCAAGACAGACCTGGAAGAAAACCCCAAGAAGCAGATTGAAGACAAGCTAATGTCGTCGATTCGATCCACTCTCCCCACACGGAAAGACAGTGACTCAGAAGAAGAGAACTAG